A section of the Sedimentisphaera cyanobacteriorum genome encodes:
- a CDS encoding FHA domain-containing protein — translation MNLTVLKDGESVNELRFDSGPIRVGREIGSEVFLPDSSVSRKHAVMYNDDDGNWVIEDQHSSNGTKINGKEIWKAIIKPGDVINISCFELRPRIHKNKERPRAAHLEDTVVEGLDVSESVEIKSRDIITRNMRSDDNPMLRLSNDRFRKIREHLADVLLIDETPKLLEYWVRTVIKDLHACHSWAGVLNSEATSVLESYGRNRDSTKVTFDDIKLNNHIIYSIKQMEHVLVPRMLRANQKFNLRSALIVSFVLEDSTRFAAYVDNTCEQEHYAITDLDYLVIFGEMVAAKIDAVIKKSGKQ, via the coding sequence ATGAATTTGACAGTTCTCAAAGACGGCGAAAGCGTTAATGAACTTCGTTTTGACAGCGGCCCGATAAGGGTCGGCAGGGAGATTGGTTCAGAAGTTTTTCTGCCGGATTCATCTGTATCAAGGAAGCATGCCGTAATGTACAACGACGACGACGGCAACTGGGTAATTGAAGACCAGCATTCCTCCAACGGCACAAAAATCAACGGCAAAGAGATTTGGAAGGCGATTATCAAGCCCGGAGACGTTATAAACATATCCTGCTTTGAGCTTCGCCCCCGAATTCACAAAAACAAGGAGCGTCCGAGGGCGGCGCACCTCGAGGATACAGTTGTTGAAGGGCTGGATGTTTCAGAAAGCGTTGAAATAAAGAGCAGGGACATCATAACGCGGAATATGCGTTCGGACGATAACCCTATGCTGCGTCTGAGCAATGATAGATTCCGCAAGATTCGCGAGCACCTTGCGGACGTTCTGCTCATAGACGAAACCCCCAAATTGCTCGAATACTGGGTAAGAACAGTAATAAAAGACCTCCACGCCTGCCACAGCTGGGCAGGAGTGCTGAATTCTGAAGCGACAAGCGTTCTTGAGTCTTACGGGAGAAACAGGGACTCCACGAAAGTAACGTTTGACGATATCAAACTGAATAACCATATCATATATTCCATAAAGCAGATGGAGCACGTCTTAGTGCCGAGGATGCTCAGGGCAAATCAGAAATTCAACCTTCGCTCTGCTCTGATTGTTTCTTTCGTGCTGGAAGACAGCACAAGGTTTGCTGCTTATGTGGACAATACATGCGAACAGGAGCATTACGCAATTACAGATTTAGACTATCTTGTTATATTCGGAGAGATGGTCGCAGCCAAGATTGATGCTGTAATTAAGAAATCAGGAAAGCAGTAG